The Syntrophus gentianae genome contains the following window.
ATCTCGAAATGAACGCGGAAAGATGCCGAAGAGTTTTCGGATGCTTTCCCGATGAAGAGAGACCTGATCCCGGAATTCCTGCTTATGCGGGTCGGCAAAGAGGCTTGTCAGGGAGTGGTAATAGGTTTCATCAAGGAATTCAACCTGCTGGCTTTCTCTTCCCCGGTCAAGAAGCGTCCGCAGGGCATTGACTACGTCCGGATCATAAATCTGGGCCTGCTCCAGAAACGTTCCCGACATGCTCAGGGTGACCCGGAAAGAGGGATGCTGCCGGATCAGCTCGGCAAACATGCGAAGAGCCGGAAGATAGGACCGTTCGGAAGCTTTCAGAAAGACTTCCCTGTTTTCCTCATCCCAAAGAAATTTTTCGCGATCGGGATGAAGACGGAATGGTTGATGAAGTTGAAAATAAAAAATGACAGAAGGCATAGTTTTCGTCAGCGCGAATCCGCTGGACCTTCATGATGTTAGTTCAGTTCGACGAACAACTCATTACGATCGGCAAGATGTTGAGATTCAGGTCTTGTGTCATTTAATGAAGCTTTACGAGCTGGAGAGTGTCATTGCTCGCATACAGGAGGTGCAGTTTAGAAGCTTTCTGAAATATTATCAAGAAAAAGAAAGTCGATCTTCCTTTTTCCTGTGGCGAATCAGCGCACAAGGACGGAGACATGATCTCAGGGACGCGCTCCTGAGATCATGTCCGAAACCTGCTCAAGCCGAGTAGGCGAAGTCCGTGTAATCGAGTGAAGAAGCTGCCGTGCCAACCGAGCAGATCAGCACGGAGTCTCCACCGACATTGCTCGTTGGATTATAACAGATAGTGCCGCCGCTGTTCGTGTTGACGTAGATTCCGCAGGCATCCGTTGTCCCGTTTCCGGTATAACCATACCCTTCGAAATAGGAACCGGCGTTCAGCACGTTGTTCGTGAAGGAAAGGCCCCTGATGGATGAGTCGGTGGCACTGTCCAGGATATCTTTCAGGACGATAGTGTCGTCCGCATGCGAAAAGTCAGTGATCGAGTCGTAATTGTAGTAAGCAACTTCGCTGAAGACGAAGCGGTCCTGACCGGCGCCGCCGGTCAAATCGTCCTCATCGGCCCCACCGGCCAGAACATCGTTGCCAGCGCCTCCGTAAAGAGTATCTCCACCATCACCTCCATATAGGGTATCAACGCCGGCTCCGCCATCCAGGAGGTCGTTGCCCTCCAGCCCATACAAAATATTATTTGAATCATTTCCATAGATATTGTTGGCCGAGTCGTTGCCTGTTCCCGTGATCGCTGTGCCATAAAGATAAAGGTTCTCCACATCGGTATCCAATGTAAAACTGACATAGGCATTCACGACATCGGTTCCTGGATGATCGCTTTCGACCACAAGGTCGTCGATGCTGTCGACGGTATAGGTGTCACTGCCGGATCCGCCATACATGGAATCATTGCCTGTACCGCCATTCAGGATGTCATTGTCACTCGTGCCATAAAGGGTATCGTTGCCGGCGAGACCATAAAGAGTGTTCTTACTATAGGTTTGCTGGCTTTCGATCACATTGTCCAAGGCGTTTCCGGTTCCGACGGTTGCCGTGCCATACAGATTCAGATTTTCGACATTGTCGGGCAGGGTGTAACTGACATAGGCGTTGACGGTGTCTGTTCCAGCGTCCGCGGTTTCGACGATGGTGTCTGCCGCACTATCAACGATGTAGGTGTCGTTTCCCGCCCCGCCGTACAGGGTGTCGTTTCCTGCTCCGCCATCCAGGGTGTCGTTGCCGGCGTATCCGTATAATTTGTCGTTGCCGGCAAGCCCGCTTAAGGTGTCGGCATTGCTTGTGCCGGCGATCAAATTGTTGAGGATGTTGCCGGTTCCTTCCGTCGCCGTTCCGTATAGATAAAGATTCTCGACGTTGTCAGACAGGGTGTAATTAAGATAAGCCTTGACCCGGTCTGTTCCATATCCCGCAGTTTCGCCGACAACATCGGAACTGTTCTCGACGATGTAGGTGTCGTTGCCCAGGCCGCCATACATGTAGTCCCTTTCGGTGCCTCCTGACAGGGTGTCGTTGCCGGCGTATCCATACAAGGTGTCGTTGCCTTCCAGACCAGACAGGGTATTGTTGGAATCGGTGCCATAAATCACGTTGCCCAAGGCGTTTCCGTTTCCCTTGGTCGCCGTGCCATAGAGGTAAAGGTTCTCCACATTGGCACTCAGGGTATAATTGACAGAGGCATTGACCCGGTCTGTCCCGGAGTTGTTGTCCTCGACAGCAAGATCGCCGGCACTGTCAACAATATAGGTGTCGTTTCCATACCCGCCATAAAGGGTGTCGTTTCCAGTCCCGCCATCCAGGGTGTTGTTGTCGTTATTCCCATACAGGGTGTCGTTGCCGGCGAGACCATACAGACTGTATTCAGTATAGGATCTGTTGCCTACAATCACATTGTCCAGAGCGTTGCCTGTTCCCTTGGTTGCCAGCGAGTCGTAGAGGTAAAGATTCTCTACATTGGCGCCTAGTGTATAGCTGATATAGGCATCGATCCGGTCCGTCCCGGCGTTTTCAGCTTCGGAGACGACATCTACCGTGCTGTCGACGATGTAGGTATCGTTTCCCGCTCCGCCGTCCAAGGTATCGTTTCCTGAGCCGCCATCCAGCGTGTCGTCACCGGCATATCCGTACAGGGTGTCGTTGCCGGCAAGCCCGCTCAGGGTATTGGCATTGCTTGTGCCGGCGATCGTATTGTTGAGGATGTTGCCGGTCCCGTCGGTTGCCGTTCCGTACAGATAAAGCTTCTCCACATTGGCAGACAGGGTGTAACTGGCATAGGCATTGACCCGGTCTGTTCCGGAACTTTCGGATTCACCAACAACATCGGAACTGTCATCGACGGTATAGGTGTCGTTGCCCAGGCCTCCGTACATGTAATCTTTCCCGGTGCCGCCATTAAGTGTATCGTTGCCTGCCCCGCCGTACAGAGAATCCTTGCCGGCACCGCCCTTCAGAATATCGGTTCCGTCTTCGCCATACAGTATATCATCCCCGGTGCCGCCATCCAGGGTGTCATTGCCGGCATACCCGTACAGAGTGTCATCGCCGCCATACCCGTAAATAAGATCCCCATTCGCAGTCCCGTAGAGCTTATTTGACAAACTGTTTCCGTACACATTTGACATATTCCTGTTCCTCCAGTAGTTATTTTTTCTCTCTCAGTTCAACGCCACATCCAAACGCACACCGCGCGCGAATGCACTGCCAATGGAAACGAGCATTGATCGAATCCGGGACGCCTTCATAACCTTCTTTCCGCACTATCGCCGGCTTTATATGAGAACGCCATACAGGT
Protein-coding sequences here:
- a CDS encoding beta strand repeat-containing protein codes for the protein MSNVYGNSLSNKLYGTANGDLIYGYGGDDTLYGYAGNDTLDGGTGDDILYGEDGTDILKGGAGKDSLYGGAGNDTLNGGTGKDYMYGGLGNDTYTVDDSSDVVGESESSGTDRVNAYASYTLSANVEKLYLYGTATDGTGNILNNTIAGTSNANTLSGLAGNDTLYGYAGDDTLDGGSGNDTLDGGAGNDTYIVDSTVDVVSEAENAGTDRIDAYISYTLGANVENLYLYDSLATKGTGNALDNVIVGNRSYTEYSLYGLAGNDTLYGNNDNNTLDGGTGNDTLYGGYGNDTYIVDSAGDLAVEDNNSGTDRVNASVNYTLSANVENLYLYGTATKGNGNALGNVIYGTDSNNTLSGLEGNDTLYGYAGNDTLSGGTERDYMYGGLGNDTYIVENSSDVVGETAGYGTDRVKAYLNYTLSDNVENLYLYGTATEGTGNILNNLIAGTSNADTLSGLAGNDKLYGYAGNDTLDGGAGNDTLYGGAGNDTYIVDSAADTIVETADAGTDTVNAYVSYTLPDNVENLNLYGTATVGTGNALDNVIESQQTYSKNTLYGLAGNDTLYGTSDNDILNGGTGNDSMYGGSGSDTYTVDSIDDLVVESDHPGTDVVNAYVSFTLDTDVENLYLYGTAITGTGNDSANNIYGNDSNNILYGLEGNDLLDGGAGVDTLYGGDGGDTLYGGAGNDVLAGGADEDDLTGGAGQDRFVFSEVAYYNYDSITDFSHADDTIVLKDILDSATDSSIRGLSFTNNVLNAGSYFEGYGYTGNGTTDACGIYVNTNSGGTICYNPTSNVGGDSVLICSVGTAASSLDYTDFAYSA